In the genome of Thunnus thynnus chromosome 6, fThuThy2.1, whole genome shotgun sequence, the window TgctccctcactgaaaaatccagaatatatgaatttgcaaatatttttcatttcataattttaactggagcactggaggcttcaagtttccacatcaaatttgtgtaagttgcatactggcccattggcttcaaactagttgtgatgtcacaaatcgcACTCATGTACATGCCTTTAAATCAGATTTAAGGTTAGCACAGcaatgaatatgaaaacagccttccggtgtcaaattctgcacatacacaattctgcacagtgaagctcaaacatccaggTAAAGTaacaagatgaaaaacatttttttgattaGATGGAAactttaaataattcaaaaataGCTGCATATGAACATAATCTGTGCGAGATACAGTTGATGTTAATAAACTAATCTCTCTAACTCAAGCCATTTGCAGTATACTCTGTCTTGTAGAAATAGTTTTACTGGaagctgatcagctgttttgAGGGCCATTAACCCTCCAACCATTTTAGATCCTAAATTCTGTCTCCAGTTCCTTCTTGTATTCAGGTTGTGCCAAGTCTCAGCAGGATGGAACCATTGATTCTGTTTTATGTTCAGCCAAGCAGACCAGATGGAACCTCGTGGAGGAACTTAAGAATGTTTTCCAACTAATGACCCCACATGGCTGCAGTAACTGTGTGTGAGCATTGTTGCTGCAGAGTagtgttttttactgtattaaacatctttttaaaaatgtatttggcaaTTTTTGCTTTTGCCAGCTGGTGCACTGTAGTGACTGGGCAAGGGCCCCAGACTCAGGGGGAGGTTGAGTATGTCTagacagaaatgtatttgtggCCTGAGTTTTGTTTGAGCTGTGGACAAGAAAACAGATATTTGTTGTAGATCAAATAATGATGGTCAGGACAGGAAAGTACAGGGAGTGTGCACCATGCCCACTTGTGCACATTCAATAAATTTACTGAGAGAATAAATAAACTTCTGATCATTTACATTCATGAATTTCTCTGCAATCCAAGAGAGGACCCACATAAATGGCTCCATTGAGATTTATTGTGAGTGCGATCAGCATGTTTatgtatcagtgtgtgagtCAGCAGACCTACTGCACACCTAAAATCTCCACCCTTTTCTATGCAGCAAGACAtgtagaagagagagagggaaaaggagagtgagagaagagGGCGTTGATCCAACTTATGACAGCAGACTGCAGGGGAGGAGCTTTGTCCTGGATGACCTCTACTGGTGCTGCAGCAGGTGATCACTCATTTACAAgctacaatacacacacacacacacacacacacacacacacacacacacacacacacacacacacacagatgtaatACACAACATGTGCATGCAAAAAAGTTGTAccatagggttagggttagggttaccctaatcctaaccctaactgcACATGTTTCTGTAAAGTAAAAACATATGTGTAAGAAAAATTGATATGCtaacatacacacgcacacatgcttGGATAGTGTCACACTAGCTGCATGTGCTTCCTAGTTGATCATTTGATTTTTTATCAAACTGTATACAACTTAAATGGAGAATGGGGAAACTTAACCAAGTGCATACTCATGCATAAAGTGGCATTAATGATGACACCTGCGTTGTTACACACCTCATATGGCTAAATTACAATTTAGTTTCTCCCTGAGCGACAGTTCCAAATGCCATCATAACCTTTCATTCCACTATGAACAAATGaaatccctctttctcttcttaaTTCATTatgacatttattaaaataGTGCTCCTACAACAGGCATTGGATTCAAGGAGGGAGCCTCCTCCTCGATGACAACCAGCTAAGTAACTTAATTACAACATCAGCTTACATTGACCCctcatcctttttttcccctacaTTTTCTCCCctcactcctctctctttctctgtatgtCTCCCACTGGGGTCCCTCTGTATTTATAGATTGCCCTTGGAAGTTCTCTACCTGCCTGTTGAGAGCAGCCAGGCTGTTGATGATCATTGCTTTCATGGTGTTCTTACCAGGAGTATAGTACTCCGCTATTGATTCTGGATGTGGTTTcactttctgctgttttctcagcctaagaaaacaaggaaaaatcAATGAGAGCCTAACTGCCCTGGATGTGTGGCTTAGCTAAAAGAGGAAACTTGTGAGTATATTAAAGATGTTAATACTGCATGAGTACGTATATATGGCAGAATTCatattaaatatacattatatacaaagaTCTCTTTGCTTACACATCCACTGAATGTGCAGTGACACTGAGAGAAATCTCCCCTAGCAAACGTTCTCTTCCCACAATGCAGGCAGCTGTAAAGTGCTGGCTGTCTGGTCAGTTCAATCAACTCAACAGTTAATGTATACGAGCCACAGCCTGACAGCCACAAGCATCAGCTaccaatctctctctctctctctctctctgtgactcATGTGACAGCGACTTTTGGGAACATGTGGTAATATTGTGTCAGACCCAGCATTAATCCCTGGGGGAAGACAACACCTGACTCCAGAGCAATGATAcgaaacaaaagaggaaatggTTGAAATTGGGTCGGAAAGAGCAGATATATGTCACAAAGAAGAAGATGACTGGGAGAGGGAGTCAGGGGAGTAACATAGTCAGCAGGAAATGTAGTTAAAGGtgtgcagaaaatgaaaatgaagggGAGGGATGGAACAATAACGGTGGAGAGGGTAGCAGATAAAGGTCACAGTGACAGAGTGATGAGTCATCCAGTAGAGCACagcagcatctctctctccctctgttttgTACTATAACCCTCTCTgccatctgtctgtttgttttgacagCATAAATGGAGATGACTGGCAGCAGATCACCCCTTCCACCAgctagaaaaaacaaaatgcatcttAACATCTGGGTCTGAACTATGCTGCATATATTAttttcaatgtgtttgtttacattgagtgtgtgtatgtgtatgtctgagactgtcttgtgtgtgtgtgtgtgtgtgtgtgtgtgtgtgtgtgtgtgtgtgtgtgtgtgtctttgcataTAGAGCATATATCTGGATGGGAGTCCCGCCTTGTCTTCTACGCCTGTGGCTGAAAACTGGAACTGATCAGCCAATAAGCATCCAGGAATAATCTCATTTTTGTGGGAGCACTAGCAACAGCATCATCATCCTTAGCAACAATATATGCTTGCGCTGCCAATACTGTGGCTCTGCTGGTGAATGTGGAAATATCACACAATTGAAAAGTCctaagaaaaaaagtaaatcacaTGTACAAAAGGTTGAATGTGTGAAGCTGGCAGTTCTAAATGATTAAATCTATGAAAATATGTCATTACACGAATGAGTGAATcaatatatatgtgtgcatgttcatATAGTAGGCCTATGTTTACAGCATACAGTGTAGCCCAGAGATTAATGGTTTTATCTTATTGCTATCTTTGTTATGTATGTCAGgaacataattaaaacaacatgttaAGAAGCTAAATTCATTTAAAGATGCTGAAACGCAGGTCTTTTTTAATGTGCCTTGTTTAGCACTTTAAAGTCATTCCATCACACTTTCCTCATTAGCTGTTGTTGGCATTTGGCTCCATAATATCTCTGCTGGCATTGTCTTAACTCCACTTAGACCTGCTGTCAAATGGAGTCCCTGCATGGTGAGACCCAGTCTGCCTGTAGGGCAGTACGCTGTTCCTCTGCcagagacacacatatacaatacccataaacacacacagacacagatgatACACGGCCAACCCCTGCCCTCtcagaggctgtgtgtgtgttaacgcTGCAGCAGTTGACACTGATACAAACAGCTTAAGTGGTGATCCCTCCAATGCACCTGCAGAGGGCTGTATCTGGTCTGTATGGTCATTCTCTTTATCTTACCAACAACCCTCCCTTGTTGCTATGGAGATTTCCTATTGTAGCGACATGGCTGGTGGTGAGCTTTCATGACATCATACGCAGGTACTTTTTTTTGTGATCTTGAAGGCGGTTGTGTACCTTTCATTAAcctgtttaacaataaaaaccaaagagagagaaaaagaaaatatcaggAAAAGAGCCAGAAAACAGTGTAGGATAGATTTGTCCATAATTGTGCTGTACTGGGGAGTATTTAATCTAGATACATCTTCACATTCCATCTATGCATCACATAGTTTGATACTCACGGCCACACAAAAGCCGAGGGAGATGGCAGAGTTATTTGCAAGCTGGTGGGCTCACTGGAGCAATAAAGCACACTTGCTCTTGCACAGCATGACAGTGTGATGGCTGTAAACCTCtgctagaatgttaatatttatCTCCCCGGCAGAGAGATGATGAAGTTTTCCACTGGCTTGGTTATCCTTTTACAGAGAGGTTCCTTTGTTCTGTCTCTTCAGAACTACAGTAGAGATTTCTGctgtacaagtgtgtgtgtttctctgtcacCAGCTGTCTAAAGGGCTGCGAGTCAGTGTGGTTTCCCTACTAAAAGACTCACTGTCACAGTCTCTACCTGGGAAACACTTGTTAATCAGTGATATTTCCTGTATGTCAACAGCATTTTCTGGATACTAATGCTCCAATTTACTCAGGAAATGAGGACAATATTGAATgattaaaccattaaaaatgtgtcactaTTTCTTTTATCATGTGCAAAACCACAGATCATATATTGTATGAGTACTGGAACCACCTGATCTAATGGCTTACTGTAAACAATTTATCATGTTAATGATTAAAATGGAATAGGTTGCTTTTAATGAATAACAACATATTGGAGTGAATAAGAGAAGAGGATTAACTGCACACAAACAACCACATGGGTTATGTTGTTTCAACCCACTCTGGTCATAGTTGACATGATTGAAACATACTGACTGTACACAGAATAGATAATAAGGTCTATAATAGACCTAGATATTCCCCAAGACATAAGTGAGTAACATTTTCTAGATAATTGAGTGAAAGCAGGCTGCAGCTCCTGTCAAATAAAGACAGTACAACTCATAATCTCTTTATATGAGTCATGTTTAAGACAGCACAGAATAACACAGAACAAATACTGACATACACAGTCTTCCCCTGACAACATTCTGCCCCATCCCAAAAAACACCAGTGcactctgggaaaaaaaagagagcctTCCACAGGCTTGCGTAtacgtgtgcgtgtgtctgtgtttgtgtgcatgcctTTGTATTGTTCTCCATGTGTAGGTCAGGGGAATAGCAGCAACCAgcacatgtatgtacatatgtgtgtgtttcacataTTAGCAATACAGAGCGCACAGGGCTAACAAAGGCATATGGCTAACAGTCTTTGATTTGTATCACAGTTTCATATCAGCAAATCACGACCGGCCTCAGTTTTTGCCACTTTTGACTGGAAGCAAAAGCTGTTTGTCAGTTATTGTCCGTAATGGAATATCAGTTCCCAGAAACATGAATACAGAATGTAGAAATCCTTGTAAATCCCAGGAattaaatgtgctttacaaaACTGCTGGCTATTTCCTGAATCTGTCCTTTTGAATTTCATAGAGAAAGCAGTATGGTGAAATGTCAGAGTCCGTAACACAGTTCCAGCTGAATTCTGTCACTGCCTGAATCACATTTGATCCTGTGATCCACTCACAGTGCGTTAACTCCAGAACAGAAGCAGTCATAAAACTGCGGCTACAAAACCATAAGTGGAGTATTTAcaactgttatttttgttaattCTTGCATTTCCTGAATTTTGGATTGAGTGGTGATCCACTGGAGGGGGAGAACTGCTAGGCACATCTTTTTAGAAGTCCAGGTTTGAAGACACCAGTCAGGAGGAAGAGGGCAAGGGGAAGAAAAATTGATCCAGTGGGAGTTCTGTCTCAATTCTTAACTTTGGCCCATCTGGCCCAACAGGAAGACCAGAGTTATAGCATCCCTAAGGAGAAAAAAGGGTCACTGCAGGTTAATGTGCTATTAATCTTTATCAGATACtgtaagttcacaattttttaagtctgttttaaagCAATATTCAATCTCAAATAGCTTTTTATTACCATTACCGTTATTACCGTATGGAGGAAGCCTCCTTAGTCAAATCAACCAGATGTCTTTCAACGTTATCGTCTTTTTTGtaccaaattccctctttttgttactatacttctgCTGCAGCTCAATATGGagacactgtccgaggaaacacaaagagggaattttatactaaaacaaatgtaactttggaagatatccacttcatttgtctaactcagatggctgaaagttatcttttacagtttttcttgaTTGCTAAGACGCATTTCTTGAAATTATgctccatttcccaaaactctTGTTTAACTGCACACTCATCTTCACTAACTTCAAATTTCCATGTCAAAACCAAACTCTCCACTCAAAACCATGTAATCTTACATCTAAACCAAACTTTGCCTTCAGAAATGACACAAAAGccatcaaatacacacacatacacactagaAAATAGCTGGTTACACACTGGTGAGATCAATTCAAAACACTACAGTAAAAACCTGTAACTGCAATGAATCATGGTGCTTATGATTTTCCCCCTAGAACAACTTCTTTACATGATGAACTGTATTCTTTACATGAATAcagtaaaatcattttcatgtatttaccAGTATAAACCAATAGAATCCATTGTTTGTGGATCCATTGTTCCAAATCAAGTGAAATGACCCATGGCCCTTTTATCTATCTATCGTGAGCTTCTGATTGGTGTGTGAACAGTTTTGACTCTTAGTGTTTCCACCTGCAGAATTGGGTTGGGTTAATTgggttccagctgtgatgacttGAGTTAATGATATTGAATGCCAGTGATTTCTAAATGAGCACATTTGAGCACATGAGTGAAAACGGGAATGGTGTTTATAGTTTTTGGAAATGGGTCTGTCTTTTGGTAGATGGCGTCATGGTTTTTAGTTAACTGTCCCAGTCATAGTGTGTAAGCGATTGAGAAAAACTGCAATAGCCAGaatgaacaggatgaatgattacagtgagcaaaacatctttcagtgttcatatgggactgttgttttaagacggactttaaaaaattgtgaacctatcctttaataatgAGAAAACCGTTATCAGTGATTTTCAGTGAATGTTAATTGAAGTTCAGTCATGTCATATTGACTCTCCTTATCAAATATAGTCTATTAACCTGTATGGGAGGCTGTCTGATTGGGGTCATCGGGGGTTCCAGGAGGTCTGAGAAGAAAAATGGAACAGCTTTCACCTGAGAGAGTaaaagtggaggaggaggagggtaggGAAAAGAACAAGCACAATTGTTAGAGTCGGACAGTGCGGCCAGACCCATCACACAGCTCAGTGGTCTTGTTGACAACACAAGGCTGCTCCGCTTCTCCCTGCTGTCTCATTACCATTCATGCAAAAATCAAACTGTAAACACTGTCAGCtcaagaggagaggagagaaactcaaTTACTGCAAAGTACTCTGTACAAGCTAAATGCCTACACTACAGTAAATTTAAAGAAACAAGAGCAAATGTAAGGAGAAACAAGTGTGAAACTCAAGTGAGCTGTGGAGATGCACATCAGGAGAGGTGGACAGAATAAGAATTGAAAAGATGAGTATGCATGGTAATGTattatgtcagtgtttttgtctctttgccAATCCATCCTGCCAATTCCCATGAGAATAGCTTCTAGACTGACCAATCTTATTAGATGACAAACAAGTAGCTCTTGTCTCCTGGATAATATATCTCTGATCAATAGACCAGTGTTTCTCCTCATTGGAGCTTTTTGTTCGACCTGAGAAATGAGCAAGCCATTTAACTGATGACCAGTATGGAGGTTTTCACTTAAAAATATGAAGTCAAGGTCAAGGGTCAACATGGAAAGGAATAATCGATGAAGAGGTCATTCTGTGGGACCTCCCACTTTGCCTTCAGGATAAGCTGGCTAATGAGAATGACCTTGTTATCACTCAACCATGACTGGAGAGGCGTAAGTATTATTACTCTAGTACCATACAAATGCAAGTGCACACACATGGTTGCTTGATAGATTCCCCATCCTGTCTTTTAAATTTCTTATGTCCTTCGCACCATCGTCTCTGTTTCAGTTAGAATAATCACATTCAGGGAGGACACTGAACATAAATTTAGGCATACAGTAAATCTGCAGCGATAGCAGTGCAGCAGTTTCAAAGAGAAGACTGTGGTGCAAGAAAAAAGGCGAGGTGGTGGCTCACACTGTGGCCAAGAGAATTTTCAACCCAATTCACACACTAATACAAAGaaattataatatattgttttttttagctcatACAATACATAATAAAACCTACACAAAAGAAAATACTCTCTTGTGTATTCATTTGACAAAGCAGAGGTAAGAAACAGTAAAGTATCCAATAGTGATACAAGTATCAAACCATAGTCTAAAGGTTATTTgacctctgtgtctctgtgttgtcATTGGCAAAAGAAGACAGAGGTCACAAAGCCACCTGTTCTGTTAGTAGGGGATGGTGGCCACCTGGGGGCAGCGCTGAGACACGCAGGGTGGGCACGCTGTAGGTGCCCATTTCATGCctcattttatagacaaagtcAGCTGAAGGTGAAAGACAACCTGGGAACACTACATGAACCTATATAATGTACACAGTCAGGATGATGGAGATGTAAACATGTACACATCTGCAGCTGGTTAGACATCACTGTATTGTTAAGGATTAACATGAAAaactaaaagagagaaagaaagaaagaaaaagaaacaaaactagCTATAAAACGCATATTTGTACTACAGTGTTTTGGTCTGCACCTGAGAGTCGAGGTCATGTCATTTCAATAAGGTGCATTCTCTTGAGAGTAATTCTCTAGATTGGGAATCAAGTCAATATCGGCTCTGCCTGAATTGACAGGTCTATAAAACACTTATGTAAATCTACAAACAGTAAAAACGCTGGTCTCATGGCTACAGGCAAAAGAGTAATTCACAAGGAGACGGGCACGACAGTGCTCAGAACTTACCAATGTTATCAGTGGGAGAACAGCAGCCTCTGCTGATAGCCCGCAGTAGCGCACTCAGGACAGCCAGACACAATGTGCTCCCAGTCCATTCATAATTCCTTATGCTCTGCCTCTCCTTCCGCTTCTCGGGGTTTAGCACCAGTTGAGCCTGGTTcgttttttggggggggcaGTACATGGTGGCAATTTAATAACAGACCTCCTTACTCCAATTTGTCTTTGGGTCAATGTAAATCACTGAGTGGGCTCGTTGATTGGCGATAGTGGCGCTGGCATGCTTTGGCTTGTATTTTACGCACGCAGAGTGATGCGCACGTGATGACAAAACAGTCTTATTACAGACTGGAGACAAGCTATTTAGATGATAATCTTCAATATAGCTTCCAAGCCATCTGGGAGgttactgtggaaacagagGAGCCATGGCAACGGTGACTGGGGTTACCGAGGAAACGACCGTCGCCATGGAGACTGCATCACAGCGGGCTATATTTGAGGCATCCAAAGAAAAGCGCGCTCCATCTTTGATCGCTGTATGTGTGCGTGAAAGAGCTCTGTGTTGCTCCTCTCTCACGTGTGTCTTGCGTCGATAATGACACACTGACAGACGGCTGGCCCCTGTGTTTACATGGTGCCGTTTACGCATTAAATAGCTACCAGGACAGTTAATATCAAGGAATTATAGGGGATTGATTTTAAAGACAGTAGCATTTGGACTAGACTTTAACGCACAATAAAGGCAGAGCACAGAACGGTCTAATTGAGATAATATATGCtgaactgtgtttttaatacattacatgtgtttaaacacacacacatatttaaatgattcTGAATATTATACACAGGCTATGACTGACGAATCACGACTCATAACGCATGTTAATACAATGTGAGTGTCCTTCGAGTATAGCATACATTTGCAGTCATCTTTCACAGTTATAAAGCGTCTATTTCTACCTGTTGTGATAATATACTGGCTATTGCACAATGCACAACAGGTCAATTCCCCCACTCAGAAAGGAATAGCAGGCCTAATACTTTAAGGAGCTCTTTCTCTCCAGGCGCGAATGGAAGAGAATTATGAATTCAgatcactgaaatgaaaaatcctGATTCTTTGAATGGAGCACAAAGCAGCGTCTCTGAACAGACAGGGtttgctctttctttttctctctctctttattcctttttttcttaatcTGATCTACCGCTGCTTCAACACACTGGTGCGCAACAACAGAACCAGCTGTGTGTTGACACATCACCCATTTCCTGTGTTCAGGGCCATGAGACTAATACTGGCTACACGTCGGTGAAAATCTTTTTGTTTATGTTCACACAATTCTGCGAGTTGTTCTGTGTGTTGGTGGGGAAGTTGGGCTGCTGTTTGAATGCGCTGTTGATCCCGTGTTCCTCTATCACCATATACTCGCTCTTGctgagtgaggaagaggagcgaGTCTTCCTCAGCTCCTCTGTGTCTGCCAGAGGCTGACAGCTGCCCACGTGCAGGTATTGTGCCTGCTCCTCGCCCTCAGTCTCTCTGTGGTAGAAGTAGTTGAAATTGGAGACAATGACAGGTACAGGCAGAGCAATGGTCAGCACACCGGCGATTGCGCACAGAGACCCCACAATCTTCCCCCCGATTGTCACGGGGTGCATGTCCCCGTAGCCCACGGTGGTCATGGTGACAACAGCCCACCAGAATGCGTCCGGGATGCTGTTGAAACCCGAATCTGGGTCGTCTGCCTCAGCAAAGTAGACAGCACTGGAGAAGAGGATGACACCGATGAATAGGAAGAAGATGAGCAGGCCCAGTTCACGCATACTGGCCTTTAGAGTCTGTCCTAAAATCTGAAGCCCCTTGGAGTGACGCGAGAGTTTGAAGATGCGAAACACCCGAACAAGTCTAATTACGCGCAGAATGGCTAATGACATGGCCTGCTGTCCATTTCCTTGCCTCTCTGCCAGCTCTGTACCCAGGGTGATGAAATAGGGGATGATGGCCACGATGTCAATAATGTTCATAATGTTTTTTGAGAACGTGGCTTTACTCGGGCATGCAAAGAAGCGCACCAGCAGCTCGAAGGAGAACCAGATGATACACAACGTCTCCACCACGAAGAATGGGTCAGAGAAGGGGCTGATGAAATATGGGAGTGTGCCATTTATCACAGGCGCAATAGTTATCGGATCCCTATTCTCGTCCCTGAACTCCGGCAATGTCTCTAAGCAGAAGATGACAATGGAGATGAGAATGACCAGGACAGACACTATCGCTATGCCCCGGGCGGGACCCGAGCTCTCTGGGTATTCAAAAAGCAGCCACACCTGTCTTTGAAATTCATTATCTGGCAAAGGCCGTTCCTCCTCCTTTATGAAGCCCTCATCCTCTCTGAACTTCTCCATAGCCTCCTCACCCAGCTCATAGAAGCGGATCTCCTCAGAAAAAATGTCAATGGGCACGTTTACGGGTCTTCTGATGCGCCCACCAGACTGGTAGTAATACAGAATGGCATCAAAACTGGGTCGGTTCCGATCGAAAAAGTACTCGTTCCTGAGAGGATCAAAGTACCTCATTCTCTTCTTGGGGTCCCCCAGCAACGTCTCTGGAAACTGCGAGAGAGTCTTGAGTTGTGTCTCGAAGCGTAACCCTGAGATGTTGATAACCACCCTCTCGCAGCATTCGTGATCCGGTTCATAACGGTCCAGAGAGTGGTGGCCCGGGAGAGCCGCAGACTCTTCCAGCATGTTGTCACACGCCACAACCGTCATCACGTCGGCCTCTGTCTCGGTGTATCCGTGGTTCACCAGGTTGTCGCCCCGGGTTTTGGTTGCGCTCGGCGGGGGTGATTGTAGGAGGCTGAGGTGGTCGTCCATGCGCGGATGAAGACGCATACAGGGGCGGCCGCCTCGCCCCCTCCGCGAACCCCGGTCAACCACAGCCGCCGCCACAGCCTAGTCTCCTccaccgtctctctctctctcttcctgctctTCACTTTCACTCTCTATCGTTGCTGTTCCCGCCCACGGCGAAAGATCTGGGTTTATAAACAGGCCTTTCACCCGC includes:
- the LOC137184561 gene encoding potassium voltage-gated channel subfamily A member 3; the protein is MRLHPRMDDHLSLLQSPPPSATKTRGDNLVNHGYTETEADVMTVVACDNMLEESAALPGHHSLDRYEPDHECCERVVINISGLRFETQLKTLSQFPETLLGDPKKRMRYFDPLRNEYFFDRNRPSFDAILYYYQSGGRIRRPVNVPIDIFSEEIRFYELGEEAMEKFREDEGFIKEEERPLPDNEFQRQVWLLFEYPESSGPARGIAIVSVLVILISIVIFCLETLPEFRDENRDPITIAPVINGTLPYFISPFSDPFFVVETLCIIWFSFELLVRFFACPSKATFSKNIMNIIDIVAIIPYFITLGTELAERQGNGQQAMSLAILRVIRLVRVFRIFKLSRHSKGLQILGQTLKASMRELGLLIFFLFIGVILFSSAVYFAEADDPDSGFNSIPDAFWWAVVTMTTVGYGDMHPVTIGGKIVGSLCAIAGVLTIALPVPVIVSNFNYFYHRETEGEEQAQYLHVGSCQPLADTEELRKTRSSSSLSKSEYMVIEEHGINSAFKQQPNFPTNTQNNSQNCVNINKKIFTDV